One region of Mesobacillus boroniphilus genomic DNA includes:
- the nadC gene encoding carboxylating nicotinate-nucleotide diphosphorylase: protein MNSIKLRLLLEQFFIEDIGERDVTSELIFGNDSKGSLVLIAKDEGVFCGEQIIHTGFRLLDESSQITVNVKDGEKVGKGQELALITGRVSSLLKAERVVLNLVQRMSGIATKTNEAVRVLNSAKTRICDTRKTTPGLRMLEKYAVRCGGGFNHRYGLYDAVMIKDNHISFAGSISNAVEAVRSNLGHMVKVEVEIETKDQLLEAIASGVDCIMFDNRPPEQIEEWIGVVPAGILTEASGGITLDNLHSYRDCGVDYISLGFLTHSVKSLDISAKVMAETKGAVAYEYIGGARSQI from the coding sequence ATGAATTCAATCAAACTGCGCTTGCTACTTGAACAATTTTTTATTGAAGATATTGGTGAACGTGATGTCACCAGTGAACTGATTTTCGGAAATGACAGCAAAGGAAGTCTCGTTTTAATCGCCAAAGATGAAGGGGTTTTCTGCGGGGAGCAAATCATCCATACAGGCTTCCGGCTGCTTGATGAGAGCAGTCAAATTACCGTGAATGTGAAAGACGGAGAGAAAGTCGGTAAGGGTCAAGAATTAGCCTTAATTACTGGCAGGGTTTCCTCTTTGCTTAAGGCAGAAAGAGTCGTACTTAATCTTGTGCAGCGGATGAGCGGGATTGCGACGAAAACCAATGAGGCTGTTAGAGTGTTGAACAGCGCAAAAACGAGAATCTGTGATACGCGTAAAACCACCCCGGGTCTTCGGATGCTTGAGAAGTATGCAGTTCGATGCGGCGGGGGTTTCAACCATCGTTACGGGTTATATGACGCTGTGATGATCAAAGATAACCACATCTCATTCGCAGGCTCAATCAGCAATGCAGTTGAAGCAGTAAGGTCGAATCTTGGGCATATGGTGAAGGTAGAGGTTGAGATTGAAACAAAAGACCAGCTTCTTGAAGCGATTGCCTCAGGAGTTGACTGCATCATGTTCGATAACAGGCCACCAGAACAAATCGAGGAATGGATCGGCGTTGTTCCAGCAGGAATTTTAACAGAGGCATCTGGAGGCATTACGCTCGATAACCTCCATAGCTATAGGGATTGCGGTGTGGATTATATTTCTCTTGGTTTTCTCACGCACTCTGTAAAATCATTGGATATTAGCGCAAAAGTGATGGCTGAAACGAAAGGGGCTGTAGCATATGAATATATTGGAGGCGCTCGAAGCCAAATCTAG
- a CDS encoding Spo0B C-terminal domain-containing protein yields MKKEWDTIEVLRHARHDWMNKLQLIKGNLSLNKVDRAKEIIEEIIMEARQDAKLSNLHLPQFASKLLTCNWENHHFQLEYEVMDSQNFHRLDDQLLTGWTEQLFDTFNSSIEQYQENHLSVTIEPQEKGIRFFFDFSGIINDKNRLKTFLDQQPGEHMKVISDGVVDGELTIEVFMESL; encoded by the coding sequence ATGAAAAAAGAGTGGGATACAATCGAGGTTTTGCGCCATGCACGACATGATTGGATGAATAAGCTTCAACTAATTAAAGGGAATTTATCGCTGAATAAAGTGGACCGGGCTAAAGAGATCATTGAAGAAATTATCATGGAAGCCAGGCAGGATGCAAAACTATCTAATTTACATCTACCTCAGTTTGCCTCTAAATTGTTAACCTGCAATTGGGAGAATCATCATTTCCAATTGGAATATGAAGTAATGGACTCCCAGAACTTCCACAGATTAGATGACCAGCTGTTGACTGGCTGGACAGAGCAGCTTTTTGATACATTTAATTCATCGATTGAACAATATCAGGAAAATCATCTCTCCGTCACAATTGAACCACAGGAGAAAGGAATTCGGTTCTTTTTTGATTTTAGCGGAATAATAAATGATAAAAATCGCTTAAAAACGTTCCTTGACCAGCAACCGGGTGAACATATGAAAGTTATATCGGATGGCGTGGTCGATGGGGAATTGACGATAGAAGTTTTTATGGAATCACTCTAG
- a CDS encoding ACT domain-containing protein, whose translation MKQNQDRKFYLVREDVLPEAMKKTLEAKEMIERGKAESVWDAVQRVDLSRSAFYKYRDTVFPFHTVVKERIITLFFQLEDRSGTLSELLSTVAATGCNVLTIHQTIPLQSRANVTLSLNVTEMRVEMDELLARLKRLEFVEKVEVLGSGA comes from the coding sequence ATGAAGCAAAATCAAGATAGGAAGTTTTACCTTGTTCGTGAAGATGTCCTGCCTGAGGCAATGAAGAAAACGCTCGAGGCAAAGGAGATGATCGAACGTGGTAAGGCAGAATCAGTCTGGGATGCAGTTCAAAGGGTAGACTTGAGCCGGAGTGCATTTTATAAATACCGTGATACGGTCTTTCCGTTCCATACAGTTGTGAAGGAACGGATCATTACGCTGTTTTTCCAGCTTGAAGATCGGTCTGGTACGCTTTCTGAACTGCTTAGCACGGTTGCAGCTACTGGCTGCAATGTTCTGACTATCCATCAGACGATTCCTCTGCAAAGCAGGGCGAATGTAACGCTAAGCTTGAATGTCACCGAAATGAGAGTCGAAATGGATGAGTTGCTGGCAAGGTTGAAAAGACTTGAATTCGTAGAAAAAGTTGAAGTGCTGGGATCAGGTGCTTAA
- the pheA gene encoding prephenate dehydratase: protein MIIGYLGPEATFTDYAARQLFKEAKRIPFVSIPECMDAASAGEIDAAIVPLENSIEGSVNVTIDYLVHETDLQIVGEAVVPIKQHLLVHRDNVEKWREAELILSHPHALAQCHKFLHKEFKGIPLENMSSTAAAAIYVQNHPERNIAAIANNLAAEEYGLATAEKNVHDYSYNHTVFAVLAKEKHDIYIAPTEESKTSLMITLPSDRAGALHQVLSAFSWRKLNLSKIESRPMKTGLGKYFFIIDINLKMDDVLIPGAIAELEALGCTVKLIGSYSSHKI from the coding sequence TTGATTATCGGATATCTCGGACCGGAAGCAACATTTACGGATTATGCTGCCCGGCAATTGTTTAAAGAGGCCAAGAGGATTCCATTTGTGAGCATACCAGAATGTATGGATGCTGCTTCTGCAGGAGAAATTGATGCAGCAATCGTTCCACTGGAAAACTCAATCGAGGGTTCAGTAAATGTCACCATTGATTATCTAGTCCATGAAACAGACCTTCAGATTGTTGGTGAAGCGGTGGTGCCAATCAAGCAGCATTTGCTGGTTCATCGAGACAATGTTGAAAAGTGGAGGGAAGCTGAATTAATTTTAAGCCATCCACACGCACTTGCACAGTGCCATAAATTTTTGCATAAAGAATTCAAAGGAATTCCCCTTGAAAATATGTCTTCTACAGCCGCAGCGGCTATATATGTACAAAACCATCCTGAACGGAACATCGCCGCAATTGCGAATAACCTTGCTGCAGAGGAGTACGGATTAGCCACGGCTGAGAAAAATGTCCATGATTACAGCTATAACCATACCGTATTTGCTGTGCTGGCAAAGGAAAAACATGACATTTACATAGCTCCAACTGAAGAGTCCAAGACAAGCTTGATGATTACATTGCCTTCAGATCGCGCAGGAGCGCTGCACCAAGTCTTATCTGCTTTCTCATGGCGAAAGCTCAATCTTTCCAAAATTGAATCACGCCCGATGAAAACGGGTCTAGGAAAATACTTTTTCATTATCGATATTAATTTGAAAATGGATGATGTATTAATTCCAGGAGCCATTGCTGAACTAGAGGCATTAGGCTGCACTGTTAAACTGATTGGAAGCTATTCGAGCCATAAGATATAA
- the rplU gene encoding 50S ribosomal protein L21, with amino-acid sequence MYAIIETGGKQVKVEEGQAIYIEKLNAAEGETVTFDKVLFVGGDNVKVGSPVVEGATVTAKVEKNGRQKKIIVFKYKAKKNNRKKQGHRQPYTKVVIDKINA; translated from the coding sequence ATGTACGCAATTATCGAAACTGGCGGCAAGCAAGTAAAGGTAGAAGAAGGACAAGCAATCTACATTGAAAAGCTAAACGCTGCTGAAGGCGAAACTGTAACTTTTGACAAGGTTCTTTTTGTAGGTGGCGATAACGTTAAAGTTGGTAGCCCAGTAGTTGAAGGCGCAACTGTTACAGCTAAAGTTGAAAAGAATGGCCGTCAAAAGAAAATCATCGTTTTCAAGTACAAAGCGAAAAAGAACAATCGTAAGAAGCAAGGTCATCGTCAGCCTTACACTAAAGTTGTTATCGACAAGATCAACGCTTAA
- the obgE gene encoding GTPase ObgE, with protein sequence MFVDQVKIYVKGGDGGDGMVAFRREKYVPKGGPAGGDGGNGANVVFQVEEGLRTLMDFRYQRHFKAPRGEHGMSKNQHGKNSKDMIVKVPPGTIVSDAETGAVIADLVEHGQQAVIAKGGRGGRGNSRFATPANPAPELSEKGEPGQEREIIMELKLLADVGLVGFPSVGKSTLLSVVSAARPKIAEYHFTTIAPNLGMVETEDGRSFVLADLPGLIEGAHSGVGLGHQFLRHIERTRVIIHVIDMAATEGRDPYEDYLTINNELKEYNLRLTERPQVIVANKMDMPDAEENLKVFKEKIGDEHPVFPISAVTREGLRELLFAVADLIEKTPEFPLIDEVELEKDETRVMYKHEKAEQEFQITRESDGTFVISGDSIERLFKMTDFSRDESVQRFARQMRGMGIDDALRERGAKDGDTVKLLEYEFEFVE encoded by the coding sequence ATGTTTGTCGATCAGGTTAAGATTTATGTTAAAGGCGGGGACGGCGGCGATGGAATGGTCGCGTTCCGACGTGAAAAGTATGTTCCGAAGGGCGGCCCAGCTGGCGGAGACGGCGGTAATGGTGCAAATGTAGTCTTCCAGGTAGAAGAGGGACTGCGGACGCTGATGGATTTCAGGTACCAGCGCCATTTCAAGGCACCGCGCGGCGAGCACGGAATGTCTAAAAACCAGCATGGTAAAAATTCAAAGGATATGATCGTAAAGGTTCCTCCAGGGACAATCGTGTCCGATGCTGAAACTGGCGCGGTCATTGCTGACTTGGTTGAACATGGGCAGCAGGCTGTCATCGCAAAAGGTGGTCGCGGCGGCCGTGGGAACTCGCGTTTTGCTACACCGGCCAACCCAGCACCAGAGCTTTCTGAAAAAGGTGAACCAGGACAGGAAAGAGAAATCATCATGGAGTTAAAGCTCCTTGCGGATGTAGGATTAGTGGGCTTCCCAAGCGTCGGGAAATCGACGTTATTGTCTGTTGTTTCAGCAGCTAGACCGAAAATAGCGGAGTATCACTTCACAACTATCGCTCCGAATCTTGGTATGGTTGAAACAGAAGACGGCAGAAGCTTCGTACTTGCAGACTTGCCTGGACTTATTGAAGGAGCCCATTCGGGAGTGGGCCTTGGGCATCAGTTCCTGCGCCATATCGAACGTACTCGGGTAATCATTCACGTAATTGACATGGCTGCAACGGAAGGCCGTGATCCTTATGAGGATTACTTAACGATTAATAATGAATTGAAGGAATATAACTTGAGGCTGACGGAAAGACCGCAAGTAATCGTGGCCAATAAAATGGACATGCCGGATGCGGAAGAGAACCTGAAGGTATTCAAGGAGAAAATTGGAGATGAACATCCTGTTTTCCCAATTTCGGCTGTAACGAGAGAAGGTCTGCGTGAGTTGTTATTCGCAGTAGCTGACTTGATTGAAAAGACTCCAGAGTTCCCTCTCATTGATGAAGTGGAATTAGAAAAAGATGAAACTCGTGTCATGTACAAGCATGAAAAAGCTGAGCAGGAATTCCAGATTACCCGTGAATCGGATGGTACGTTTGTCATTTCAGGTGACAGCATTGAAAGGCTATTCAAGATGACTGATTTTTCAAGGGATGAATCTGTCCAAAGGTTCGCCCGCCAGATGCGCGGTATGGGCATTGATGATGCTCTCCGCGAAAGAGGCGCGAAAGACGGAGATACCGTCAAGCTGCTTGAGTATGAATTTGAATTTGTGGAATAG
- the rpmA gene encoding 50S ribosomal protein L27: MLRLDLQFFASKKGVGSTKNGRDSISKRLGAKRADGQFVSGGSILYRQRGTKIYPGVNVGKGGDDTLFAKVDGVVKFERLGRDRKQVSVYPAAQEA, translated from the coding sequence ATGTTAAGATTAGATCTTCAATTCTTCGCTTCTAAGAAGGGTGTAGGTTCAACTAAGAACGGACGTGACTCAATCTCTAAGCGTCTTGGCGCTAAGCGTGCAGATGGTCAATTCGTATCTGGTGGTTCTATCCTTTACCGTCAGCGCGGAACTAAAATCTACCCAGGTGTAAACGTGGGTAAAGGTGGAGATGACACTCTATTCGCTAAGGTTGACGGCGTCGTTAAATTCGAACGTCTTGGCCGTGACCGCAAGCAAGTAAGTGTTTATCCTGCAGCTCAAGAAGCGTAA
- the nadB gene encoding L-aspartate oxidase — protein sequence MKQSNVIIVGSGIAALQLANKLPKDLNVIILTKKEMTAGNSYLAQGGVAAAVAPSDDPYFHYLDTMEAGGHHNNSEAVLEITKKAPELIKGLWQSGCRFDEDGEGKLLLGMEGAHSEKRIVHSGGDATGKHMVDFLLSNLDANISIEQSTFVYELILDSEGTRCIGVKAKCMDGTNETYLAPHVVLATGGCGQVFAFTSNADTTTGDGMALAYRAGAELADMEFVQFHPTLLYVDGKTRGLISEAVRGEGGVLVTAEGKRIMDGIHPLKDLAPRHIVSQTIYDYSRRGIQIFLDITTIDDFSSRFPTISKLCSEHGIDIDKGLIPVVPGSHFIMGGVKTDLHGRTSISGLYAIGEAACTGIHGANRLASNSLLEGMFVGGNLADWINSHQVANIEEASIMDIPNQVAKREARMCILNQTVFDGELPDMALLKETMMDRTGIVRTKELLTLQNEWLAQFSLEEWLEARLDHLQPSELNRLFMYITASLITQSALDRTESRGGHYRKDFPHEDNANWMKKQIIHQRKNVKDGKHEFNQTALAT from the coding sequence ATGAAACAATCAAATGTAATCATTGTTGGCAGTGGTATTGCCGCACTGCAATTGGCCAATAAATTACCGAAGGATTTAAATGTGATTATTCTCACAAAGAAGGAAATGACAGCGGGCAATTCTTATCTTGCACAGGGTGGAGTAGCAGCAGCGGTTGCACCGAGTGATGACCCTTACTTCCATTATCTCGACACAATGGAAGCGGGAGGTCATCATAATAATTCTGAAGCTGTCCTTGAAATCACCAAAAAAGCACCGGAGTTGATCAAGGGATTATGGCAATCAGGCTGCCGCTTTGATGAAGACGGAGAAGGAAAATTGCTTCTTGGGATGGAAGGAGCCCATAGTGAAAAGAGGATTGTCCACAGCGGAGGCGATGCGACGGGTAAGCATATGGTCGACTTTTTGCTCTCGAACCTGGATGCCAATATTTCAATTGAACAATCCACATTCGTATATGAGCTAATTTTAGATAGTGAAGGGACTCGCTGTATCGGTGTTAAAGCTAAGTGCATGGACGGAACGAATGAAACTTATCTTGCTCCCCACGTTGTCCTTGCTACGGGCGGCTGTGGGCAGGTATTCGCCTTTACCTCTAATGCCGATACGACAACCGGGGATGGAATGGCACTGGCCTATAGGGCAGGTGCGGAGCTTGCCGATATGGAATTTGTCCAGTTTCACCCCACACTTCTTTATGTCGATGGAAAGACAAGAGGCCTCATATCTGAAGCTGTAAGGGGTGAAGGGGGCGTCCTTGTAACTGCAGAGGGAAAGCGGATCATGGATGGAATTCATCCGTTGAAGGACCTGGCACCGCGGCACATTGTATCCCAAACCATTTATGACTACTCGCGAAGAGGAATTCAAATCTTTTTAGATATCACCACCATCGATGATTTCAGTAGCCGCTTCCCGACAATCAGCAAGCTTTGTTCTGAGCATGGGATAGACATTGATAAAGGGTTGATTCCCGTTGTCCCGGGTAGCCATTTTATCATGGGCGGGGTAAAGACAGATTTGCATGGACGAACAAGCATCTCTGGACTTTATGCAATTGGTGAAGCGGCATGTACGGGAATCCACGGAGCAAATAGACTGGCGAGCAATTCCTTATTAGAAGGCATGTTTGTTGGCGGAAATCTTGCTGATTGGATCAACAGCCATCAAGTTGCCAATATAGAAGAAGCAAGTATTATGGATATCCCTAATCAAGTTGCTAAAAGAGAAGCCAGAATGTGTATCCTTAATCAAACCGTATTCGACGGGGAGCTTCCAGATATGGCCTTACTGAAAGAAACAATGATGGACCGGACAGGGATCGTCCGAACGAAGGAATTGCTAACCTTACAGAATGAGTGGCTCGCTCAGTTCAGCCTGGAAGAATGGCTTGAAGCTCGGCTGGACCACTTGCAGCCATCTGAACTAAATAGGCTGTTCATGTACATTACCGCATCCTTAATCACACAGTCAGCTTTGGATAGGACTGAAAGCAGGGGCGGGCACTATCGGAAAGATTTTCCCCATGAAGATAACGCCAATTGGATGAAAAAACAAATCATCCATCAACGAAAAAACGTAAAGGATGGTAAGCATGAATTCAATCAAACTGCGCTTGCTACTTGA
- a CDS encoding ribosomal-processing cysteine protease Prp, whose amino-acid sequence MIRATINRTKSGSIQSFTISGHAGFAAHGSDIVCAGVSTISIGTVNSIIGLTGVTPDIEQGADGFLRCDIPDNLSEDTQSKIQLLLESMVITLQSMEKEYGKHIKLTFKQ is encoded by the coding sequence ATGATTCGTGCTACGATTAATCGTACAAAATCCGGAAGCATCCAATCGTTTACGATTAGCGGCCACGCTGGATTCGCTGCCCATGGCAGTGACATTGTCTGTGCAGGTGTTTCCACCATCTCCATTGGGACAGTCAATTCCATCATTGGTTTGACAGGTGTCACCCCGGACATTGAACAAGGCGCAGATGGTTTTCTCCGCTGTGACATCCCGGACAATTTGTCTGAGGATACACAGTCGAAAATCCAATTGCTCTTAGAAAGTATGGTCATTACATTGCAATCGATGGAAAAAGAGTACGGAAAGCATATAAAATTAACCTTCAAACAGTAG
- a CDS encoding IscS subfamily cysteine desulfurase, with product MKYFDYAATCPLDRDAADIFIQASTKYFGNSQSLHEAGSASANLLESCRQEFSRLLGVDKAGIYFTSGGSEANYLGIMALLSAKRKNGNHIITGAAEHSSVYNLMKKLEREGWEITFLPMDRNGKIEFTRFIEAVRPETVLVSIQHGNPEVGTIQPIINIANYCRSKDILIHTDCVQTFGKIPVAPLAGWVDSLSTSGHKFYGPKGTGVAYVNPKLASKPYIEGTVHEKGFRPGTVNVPGVAAMTAAAQKAHSLMETEAQRIKKLRTAFIDSLSDVRESIEIFGAEGDELLPGIVGMAIKGLEGQYVLLECNRKGFAISTGTACHTGMLSPAKTMSAMGINGKQAKEFFRISFGRETSQEDVVDLGKMLAAIIAQVPAI from the coding sequence ATGAAATATTTCGATTACGCGGCAACATGTCCACTGGACCGGGACGCGGCAGATATTTTTATCCAGGCATCGACAAAGTACTTTGGGAATAGCCAGAGCCTTCATGAAGCAGGCAGTGCTTCTGCTAATCTTTTGGAGAGCTGCAGACAAGAATTCTCCCGTTTGCTTGGTGTTGATAAAGCGGGGATTTATTTTACAAGTGGAGGCTCTGAAGCGAATTATCTTGGAATTATGGCACTCCTCTCTGCCAAAAGAAAAAACGGCAACCATATTATAACCGGGGCTGCTGAACATTCCTCCGTCTATAATCTGATGAAAAAGCTTGAAAGAGAGGGATGGGAGATCACATTTCTCCCAATGGACCGAAATGGCAAAATTGAGTTTACAAGATTTATCGAAGCTGTCCGGCCGGAAACTGTGCTCGTTTCTATTCAGCACGGCAATCCTGAGGTCGGCACAATCCAGCCGATCATCAATATTGCTAATTATTGCCGCTCTAAAGATATACTGATTCACACTGATTGCGTGCAAACCTTCGGAAAAATACCAGTTGCGCCACTTGCTGGATGGGTAGATTCCCTTTCAACTTCTGGACATAAGTTTTACGGACCTAAAGGAACTGGAGTGGCTTATGTAAATCCCAAGCTTGCCTCTAAGCCTTACATTGAAGGAACTGTACATGAAAAAGGCTTCAGGCCTGGCACGGTAAATGTCCCGGGAGTCGCAGCGATGACCGCAGCAGCGCAAAAAGCTCATTCTCTCATGGAAACTGAAGCGCAGAGAATAAAAAAGCTAAGAACTGCTTTTATTGATTCCCTTTCAGATGTCAGGGAATCAATTGAAATTTTTGGTGCAGAGGGCGATGAACTGCTTCCAGGTATTGTCGGAATGGCGATAAAAGGTCTTGAGGGACAATATGTCTTGCTTGAATGCAACCGCAAAGGATTTGCGATTTCAACCGGTACAGCTTGTCATACCGGCATGCTGTCACCAGCGAAGACGATGTCTGCAATGGGAATCAACGGGAAGCAGGCAAAGGAATTTTTCAGAATTTCGTTCGGGAGGGAGACTAGTCAGGAAGATGTAGTCGACCTTGGGAAAATGCTTGCAGCAATCATCGCACAGGTCCCTGCCATTTAA
- a CDS encoding transcription repressor NadR — MKEPTKILGDERRAYILKRLQESSEPITGGELATITNVSRQVIVGDITLLKAKNEPIIATSQGYLYMHASRPSAAERTIAVSHGPERTEEELLLLVDQGVTVKDVRIEHPVYGDLTASIMVSNRNEVKQFMEKIRATKASYLSELTDGIHLHTISAPTEKALDEAEETLRKEKLLIDLE, encoded by the coding sequence ATGAAGGAACCTACGAAAATCCTCGGAGATGAACGCCGCGCCTATATCCTGAAACGTCTGCAGGAAAGCAGTGAGCCTATCACCGGAGGCGAGCTTGCGACAATTACAAATGTAAGCAGACAGGTCATTGTTGGTGATATCACCTTGCTTAAAGCTAAAAACGAACCAATCATCGCTACGAGCCAGGGATATCTTTATATGCATGCCTCCCGTCCTTCAGCGGCGGAAAGGACCATTGCCGTCTCACACGGCCCTGAAAGGACAGAAGAAGAACTCCTGCTTCTTGTCGATCAAGGTGTAACTGTTAAGGATGTAAGAATCGAGCATCCAGTGTATGGGGATTTAACAGCTTCCATCATGGTCTCAAACCGAAACGAAGTAAAACAGTTCATGGAAAAAATCAGAGCAACCAAAGCTTCCTATTTATCAGAGTTAACGGACGGAATCCACTTGCACACAATTTCTGCTCCGACGGAAAAAGCGCTGGATGAAGCTGAAGAAACGCTGCGTAAAGAAAAATTACTTATTGATTTAGAATAG
- the nadA gene encoding quinolinate synthase NadA — MNILEALEAKSRMLPEKYKNMSVQELEDMIKNIKEKMGKKLFIPGHHYQKDEVIQFADVTGDSLKLAQLSAENREAEHIVFCGVHFMAETADILTTESQKVYLPDMRAGCSMADMADIYQTERAWEFLQVLFGDTILPLTYVNSTAAIKSFVGANGGATVTSSNAEKMVRWAFSKKERLLFLPDQHLGRNTAFNIGVNLDEMAVYNPIENILEYDGPLEKVKVILWKGHCSVHENFTVENISHVREAYLDMKIIVHPECSREVVALSDQAGSTNYIIEAIEASPAGSSWAVGTEMNLVNRLISQHPDKQIISLNPHMCPCLTMNRIDLQHLAWSLDSVIQGQEINLIKVDEETAFNAKLALNRMLEQS; from the coding sequence ATGAATATATTGGAGGCGCTCGAAGCCAAATCTAGGATGCTTCCTGAAAAATACAAAAACATGTCCGTCCAGGAACTTGAGGATATGATCAAGAATATTAAGGAGAAAATGGGCAAGAAACTTTTTATCCCTGGTCATCATTATCAAAAGGATGAAGTTATTCAATTCGCAGATGTGACAGGGGATTCATTGAAGTTAGCCCAGTTGTCAGCAGAGAACAGGGAAGCGGAACATATTGTGTTTTGCGGCGTCCATTTCATGGCGGAGACGGCAGACATTTTAACAACCGAGAGCCAGAAGGTCTACCTGCCTGATATGAGGGCGGGCTGTTCAATGGCAGATATGGCGGATATTTACCAGACCGAAAGAGCATGGGAGTTCCTGCAGGTCCTGTTTGGGGATACTATTTTGCCGTTAACGTATGTGAACTCCACAGCAGCCATAAAATCATTTGTAGGAGCAAATGGCGGTGCTACTGTGACGTCTTCCAACGCGGAGAAGATGGTGCGCTGGGCTTTTTCAAAAAAAGAACGCCTGCTTTTCCTTCCAGATCAGCATTTAGGCAGGAATACTGCTTTTAATATCGGCGTCAATCTAGATGAAATGGCAGTTTACAACCCGATTGAGAATATCCTTGAATACGATGGCCCACTTGAAAAAGTGAAGGTCATCCTTTGGAAGGGCCATTGCTCTGTCCATGAGAATTTCACAGTAGAAAATATCTCTCATGTCCGCGAAGCATACCTGGACATGAAAATCATTGTCCACCCTGAATGCTCACGTGAGGTTGTTGCTTTGTCTGATCAGGCAGGTTCAACAAATTATATTATTGAAGCAATCGAAGCTTCACCTGCCGGCTCATCCTGGGCAGTCGGGACAGAAATGAATCTGGTGAACCGCCTGATTTCACAACACCCTGATAAGCAGATTATTTCATTGAATCCTCATATGTGTCCATGCCTGACAATGAATAGAATCGACCTGCAGCACCTGGCCTGGAGTCTGGACTCGGTTATCCAGGGTCAGGAAATTAACCTTATAAAAGTGGATGAAGAAACAGCATTTAACGCGAAGCTTGCCCTGAACCGCATGCTTGAGCAATCATAA